The genomic DNA ataaacAATATGCagactctttttttaatttcaattttgattacacatatacatTTAGCATAAGTACTTGAATAATACATaggataacaagagaggcaaggccttcaagactgacttgtgataaattaagtcccctagcattaattacagagtaatttcccttttttactatatgcaccaaaacgtttgcaaaataaataaaaattccatgcttagcaaaagaagttcctgtttgaacaaaaaatgataataatgactcctcctattgttgtgtcagaataagaggtcaaagtgccaagtttagagaatacaaaaaatataaatataacagtaaatgcagtttgcatataattaggcttctttttttattttttgtgcccatcccagaggtgcaatattgtttttgaagaagatgactggaaagaactgaattattcctatttttatgccaaattttgtgtcaactgacaaagtatttgcagagaaaatgtcaatgttaaagttcaccacggacacacagacacacagacacacggacacacacacacacacacacacacacacacacgcacacacacacacacacacacacacacacacacacacacacacacacacacacaaccgaacaccaggttaaaacatagactcaatttgtttacacaagtgagtcaaaaaagaaacatAGGTGAAGAAACACATGACGACATACATTATATCATATAGTGAGAATAGGTACTGCACAGTAAATATAGTAAATAGATCATTTGATTATACCATtaagaaaattaaataaaaaccACATCTCCACCCAAAATAAATAATTTCCTTATATCATAACACAATACGTACTTTCTTTACCCAACCATAAACCATTTTAAAAAAGCGCCGTTAATTCACACAAAAGCATCGTAGAGATTTACTTATTTGAATGTCTTAACTGTTAACAAACGTGTCTTATTTAATGTAATATGCAGACACTTGTTTTCAAAGAACTCTACCTCTGTTCTTGTCGACGGTGATCacatcatacgtgtgtgtgtactcggCGCTAGACTGACGGTTTGTGCCTTTAGGTCTTGTGGACTCGTACACTGGTCCCGTGCCTGTATCGTGCCAGTGCAcgaacgcgaacacacacacacacacacacacacacacacacacacacacaatatttactTGATAATCACAAAACGTTTTAGCGTAACAAATAAAAGACACGTTTCAATAATCTGAGTTGGagggaaataaaaacaagaaaatcgTAGAAGAGCAACAACACCCAGACCTATACATTAGGAGAATGAATACTACATGAGACATGATAAAAAAAACTGCTTCACTGAATACAGAATGTGCCATAccagcagaatggaggaagcccacatccaaaagaccgagaagtatgctagtctagcagCAGCCTGAGAGAACCCGGCTTCCAaaccaaagtcctcgccatagagattggtgcaagagggtttgtgatcgcatctgcctacagcctcatgaaacagctgtcgatttctggcagagagaggacacgggctctcaaggcagcAGAAAAGAGTCCCAGCTGGAtatggtcgaggaggaatgaaagtttaattttcccaactcaaactaggcgtacgatggctcagtggttaaaacgtctgccagaaaagataAGTCAGTCCTAAAGTGGCTACCACCCTGGAGTCGTGGGTTCGAACCtcctgaggaccaggaaaaacaGGCGGCAATAcaggggcatccaggagtcataacCTGGGTACGACCCGGCCCCCTTACAGTGTAAGGAGATAAGGGCCGAAACACGACTGAGGGGAGCTTCTACTTTGAAGACCttatactgtccagctctccttagagtttcttatcaccattATTGTCACTTAACTGATAAAAATGCGTTTAAACTtactgttgaaagaaaaaaaaagccacctgcTTGAAAATCCTAGGAGTAattgtgatgcacacacacatacacaataagtGATAAGAATCCACagaacagacactcacacaggtgtCCACGTCGGTACATCcagaccaccgccaccaccagcagagtgctgacaaccaccaccaccagtgtcacCGCTCCTCCGATACCTGCCCACTTCAGCTTGTCGTAACTTTCTGCTTTCTCTCCGGCAGTCACTCGGCCGCTGGAGGTGTCCTCGTTCTTCTGTGTGGTAGTCACTGGATCGCTGTTggtgtcttcctccttctctgtgGTTGTTACTGGAGTTATTGGGAACACTGGAAACAAGGCATGGGTTATTTGAACAGAGCGGGGTTGTGGAACTTACTGCATCTCCCCAGTGTATCACTGGAGACTTTGACACGATATGCGCCTTCATTTTCAACATGAACGTGACGCACATTTCATACAAGCCAGTATATGTGGAGTGTATGAGACTGAATGATTGACTGGCTGGTAAAtgggctactttttttttttttttttttttttttttttttttttttttttgctgccccatcatctgcaccgtttcagtggcattactcccacgccgctcatttagattcccccgtacacggccacacccgggttcgtccgtcgcagttccagcgtcggcagtccacagggaaccatcgatgttaggtcgcccggaggccacacaccagaggagaccctgcactgctgctgagtcacttcggtggtgttcagtggtgcctgttctgttttaacgtacttaggacaccacctactaagccccctactaacgacaataatggcttagtcgcggaaccagactgagtgagcgtctctcccagagtggagaccgccaccacgtccctcaaacaacagccccccatgaatctgccgacactgacgacattgacaggactcaccccaagcacggaagtggaggggcatcgaaactgaggtcaccatgagagcagggcatgaaaggccacagactttgagactattttgtttttacattgatgacgatgaaggaggaggaggatgacgatgatgatgacgatattgctatggaggtccattttggtatgggactgcgtgacaaggctgtactctacgcttcctgtcataatgatatcccggcgttaaccaggcccgagagatacagacacttgcagtgttggtcaggtaattagagcaacacacccaaagacgcatccttgaagtggatgacactcgactgtgtggtcccagtctccccatttaagcccacagcacactcaactctgggtaggagccggccacgggccgaaaaacccacctccgctgggattcgaacccgcgtcctcccaaccgtcagtccgcgacgctaaccacttcgccacggcgccTTCATTTTCAACATGAACGTGACGCACATTTCATACAAGCCAGTATATGTGGAGTGTATGAGACTGAATGATTGACTGGCTGGTAAATGGGctactttgtttgtttttttggggtttttttcagatgtgtgctttttctgttttgatttcgTTTACGTTTTCGCATATGGATGAGTAAGGTTTTGGATTATCTAAGACAGAATCGTTTGAAATAATCTTAGAGATTATACGTGTGGAATGGGGCAGTCACAgagctcgcgcgtgcgcgcgtgtatgtgtgcgcatgtgcacgcgcgcgtaagtgtgtgtgcgtgtatgtgtttgtgtctgtgtgtgtgtgtgtgtgtgtgtgtgtgtgaatgcgcgtgtacatgtgtctgcatgtgaatttgtgtatgtgtacgtgcgtacgtgcgtgcgctcgTGCACGCGcgtggtgtatgcgtgtgtctgtgtcatttttGTAAACTTTCCTCCGACAGTACAGAGTGTTACAAGGCGCAGCTCATGTGATCGTTCAACTCACCAGCATCAATCCTTCTCGAGGCCTCTGCACTGTGTCCATTGTTGACAGCGTTGGTCACCCGACACGTCACAGTTGACCCTTGCACCTGTGTTTCACGTTGGTTCAAGGTGCACGTGAATCCAGACTGACCCTGGCAAGGTCCTCCCCAGTGCACCATGTCTGGGGTCCGTGGGTTCAGCCCCGTCACCTGACAGTCGATGACGATCACCCAGTCGTCGTTGGCATCATACTTCCAGGAGACTTCCAGAGCCACGCTGTCTGGTCCATCTGTGTGACAAATACCGGATGCCAACAGACAGTGAAGACtgaagaaggggatggggggagggaggcaaaGAAGCACTGGTCACTGGTCACTGTCTGCACAGTTTTGACTGCGAGATCAAATGAAGTGGAATGGGTATATACAGCGAATATTAAGTGTTATAACTAGCTGTCGTGCGCACGTCCTCTCACCACTCATGTACGAATCATGTTCAAAATGATTGCACAGCTGTCCCGCACATTTATGCTGCACAATATTATAGATATCTATATATGCAAACAAGGAGCCACCCTGGAGGTGAAACACCCTCCCACTGATTACAGGAGTGACGAAGCCCACTCCCATCACTGTATTAAACATTATCaagctttgaaaaaaagaaaaagaaaaaggaaagcctTGGAGTGGGGGTTGAACCAAGCACGTCAGAAGCAAGCAGACTAACTTGCAGCGCTACAGtgcatctgtttttgttttgttgttgttgctgttttggtagCCAAATTTGATATTTAAGATAGTTTTTAGCGTTAGATAGGATGACTAtattcgaggtgataacaccatttaaatgttttattttgatgtattttgactaagtgattttttgttttgtttttgtttggttttgttgttttttgttttttgtttgtttggttgttgtttttttgtttttgtttttttgtttgttttttttttgtttttttgtgcatataTAAAGTTTGCTGTAAAGAAGATGTTGCCACAGCCTCATGCACACCGTAACAAATCTCTAAATCTGTGCAGCAAACCGGTGTACACAAGGTTTATACCTACAAAAATTGAGAAGTGCCAttgattttgtctgtttgttcgttcTAACTGATTTTCTGTCCATTAAAATCttccatatgcagtaaacacgtcgatgatgtagttgtgtcactgcatgtgttctgtccagaatttgcatttcttttctattaattgcgaacaagaaaaacaatgccatgacgtcttcacccccccccccccacacacacacacacacacactcccccgtaaaaaaaagaaaaaaaaagaagaagaaacaaaccgtTCCAGCAACTAGGAAGAGCCCAGTTGTAAATTTCTGCATCTGCAATCTCAATAAAATAAACCGTTGTttatccggaaatacggcttaatccggaagacttacaacttaTCATTGGTATTACTGTAAAGATTTTCCCACTATGTCTAATCCAAaattggtattgacagacaaaggatttccaaagaaaaagaatttgttaaagtttttcacacacacacacacacacacacacacacacacacacacacacacacacacacatggacacacagacaaccaaataaTGGGttgtaacacaagtgagtcaataaagaggTGTCTGTATAGGAGCTAGTGTGGTCAGGAAAGTGGGAATGGCAATGTGAAACACGACAAataataaccaaaaaacaaaaagtaaagaaaacgaaaacaccgGTGCTTGAGGACGTGGCACAAAATCAGAAACAACTGAGCTCTGAACACACAACTGGAATGATTAATTATGAACTGCTACAAAGGTTATACATTGAAGAATAAGGTACTGTATTAAACGTAGAAACTGGATTGTATGGTCAAGCACCAAAAGCAAAGTATCATCCATACAATGTGTTTAACTCACAGGCTATATTCACGTAATGAGGTTCCCCATATTCCGGCTGAATCCAGTCCAGCTGACACACCACCAGTTTTCCGCCCAGGTTTCTTCCCATCGTATCACTGGGCAACACGAGCTGACTGACGCTGTATTGTCCTGCTGCCAGGGTGGTGTTGCCCATCATCCACATCAGTCTGCCAGCAGGAGAGCCCAGGTGGTCAGCTGTGCACACACACCTGGAGCCTCCAGTCTCGGGCAGGTAGGTCAGATCCGTGCAGTTGTGGCGTGGTTTGGATGGGGTggctgaaaggaaaaaaatatattcccCACTGTGATAGAGAACACTACGTAACTATGATTAGTGTCTGTGTATGACTTGCCATTGCGAATGATAGTTCGCTGCCAAAGCCGATGTATCTGAGGAGTTGATAGGGGACGAAACTGCGGAtataaatgggtacctgacttcgaatGGGGAAATTCAAAACAGTAAAAGTGGAGGATAAGGCCCTGTCTTCTTTCGCTGAGCGTTaaacatagtggatatgaattcagagGGTATGGCATGCTGCCTTACCGTTAAACGTGAGGTCTAACATGAGATCGTGCGACATCAAGACCAACCTGATTGGAGCAATAAAGCACTTTTACAAGGCCACGAGTGCAGTTTGTTTTAATGGCAGCATAGGGGACTGAGTCAGGCAAGACTCTGTCTTCATCTGGTCTCATTAACCCCTTGCCTATCGAAGATTTTAAACACTTTATTATTCCTGTGCCAAAGACAACATCGAGCTTTCTCTtagttgaaaaaagaaagaaaagtgcacGGCTTCTTCAAATGCAAAGGTTATCTCCTTGAAATTATGTATGTTGACTGCTCCTATAGCATGTCATaattgattttattgttgtttctaaATCCTTGTCAAAGCTATTTTCATAAAATCAACTGGTTAAAAATTATCTGCATCACAATTAATTTCAGAACTTCTAGTTTTCGTTGGGTGCCTATCGCCAAACATCATCCCATTACTTTATCAGAAAAGGCCATGCTCTACGGCTCATGGCCAGCTTCACTGACCAACCATCGCCTCACCCCCGTTCCCTTTCCACCGAACACATTTGTGATGGCAGTGAAATGGTTCATCTTCACTTTCAATTTGCCCCTGCTTCAGATGCAGACTGATCACAATCACAAGACACGcatcattgttattttcattgtgtgtCACTACGTGGGTGGTAAATAATTATGAAAATCAAACCCTGCACCTGAATCATCACTCTCAACACTACAGGCAATTCTCTTTCTTCCCACGTTCCACCAAGGAGTTCAACAAGCTTCCACAAGCTGCCAGGTCTTCGGTGGTGCCTCTAAGGTCGTagacaacgagaagaagaagaagcattagtTATTGTTTGAACTAGGATAACTATGTCAattcaaatatatatgtatgcatgcatacatacattcatgcgcATGTATGCgtgggtgcacgcgcgcgcacgtgtgtgtgtttgtgtgtgtgtgtgtgtgtgtgtgtgtgtgtgtgcttataaaaAATGAATTTACTAGTGTTTtcattgaataaaaaataaaacggcTTATTGGAATGAACCCTACTTTTGATAAAAGTGTTTCGATGCGTTGGAAATTGCATATAAATTATTGCTATTGCGCAAACGAGTACTTACAAAATTTAGGCAAACGAGTGCGGAACCGATACAAGCCACAAGTTTCAATACCAGGACAGACATGAATCATGACTGTCCAGCTGTTTGCTGGATAAGACGACAGCCTCCAAGAATACAGCAGACGGCCTTTGAAGTACTCTTTGCCGTCTGTGCTGATATAGGAAGTGAGATTTCGACGAATCGGAAACTGACCATGGTACAGCGCTTTGTTTGATCCGGACGAATTCCCTTTTCTGCCTccgagctgcaacacacacacacacacacacacacacacacacacacacacacacacacacagagtagcattAATGGCTTAAAATCgataataagaaagaaaaactttCATGTCAAAGCCAGAttaaaaggaaaacaagagaggcaaggcttaaAACAATCACTTGTGATACACGTTTTTAAaatattgttaaaatgtgttctgtatttgttattataaagcttcggggaaaatgtgttctatatttgttattataaagcttcggggaaaatgtgttctgtatttgttattataaagtttcggggaaaatgtgttctatatttgttattataaagcttcggggaaaatgtgttctgtatttgttattataaagcttcggggaaaatgtgttctgtatttgttaataTAAAGCTTCGGGGAAAATGTGCCctgtatatgttattataaagcttcggggaaaatgtgttctgtatttgttaataTAAAGCTTCGGGGAAAATGTGccctgtatttgttattataaagcttcggggaaaatgtgttctgtatttgttaataTAAAGCTTCGgggaaaatgtgttctgtatttgttattataaagcttcggggaaaatgtgttctgtatttgttattataaagcttcggggaaaatgtgttctatatttgttattataaagcttcggggaaaatgtgttctatatttgttattataaagcttcgggttaaaaataaagattttttttaacctcAGCGCTGATTCTAACCCAGTATATTCcggtgggaagaaattgtcttggTCACTGCGCTCTTGCAGATCtatcaatgacgttcaaaaattaacattcAAAGGCCAGACATGGCAGCTATTTTCAGCTATTTTGAAAACAGTTTCATTCttaattctgattattattataggtggatattgttaggtatcacccaggattcacaaaaatgtaaaatgaatacactcttcatgcaccggttgccatggaaacgattcaaaatggccgacaaacaaaaacaaaaattaaagctctataactacaaaactattataggtacttcagtttttctttttcgctTTCATTTATTATTACCTGAGTTCACATTCTACGTTAGGATAGCCGAGTCAAAGTGAAAGTTATTTTGTCAcagctgtttattttttttttttaaatgaagaacaGAAGGTgtcatttcttttaaaaaaatgttgacaAATTCAATATTTCAGATATAATGCTATGCTAACGTAGAAAGTGAATTCAAGTAATAACaaatcaaaaacgaaaagaaaaaatgacGTACCTATAACAGTTTTGTAGTTATAGAGCTTTAAatgttttgtttgtcggccattttgaatcgtttccatggcaaccggtgcatgaagagtgttttttttttttttttacatttttgtgaatcctgggtgGTACCTAACAATAACCACCTATAGTaataatcagaatttagaataacACTGTTTTCAAAATAGCTGAATATAACTGCCATGTCTTGCCTTAAGCATGCTTTTTGTAAGCGTGATAATGCGATATTCGAAGTGATACCGCTGTTGAAATCATGTTATTATcttatatctcgggcatttaagaattctttaaaaatCCGCGGTAAAGGACACGTTGTCATCGcatcaatcacactgcaacatttagccgtttttttcTGGATCTAGACAGACCAAtaacaagtttagttacactcgccgagaaagtacgacatggtcgattcaatttatcttttacgttcattctagttaattgagtatccactttaaaatattcatacgcagtaaacatgtcgatgagGTGGTCTGTgtaactgtatgtgttctgtccagaatttgtatttctgttcttttaattgcgaaccagaaaaaaaaaacaaggtctGCACAGACCAGCCTAGACAATGCTGACTGAAACTCAGTCGGGgtttttgattatagtggagagtgtcttgcccaagttataccgccactctctcgaccaagagggttttaggacagtcggcgttgggatgccaAACCTGCAGCACTGTGCAATCTTCCCTCCTGATTttagagccatagtccttcacaaaagactaagctgtaaatgacttcccattgcag from Babylonia areolata isolate BAREFJ2019XMU chromosome 11, ASM4173473v1, whole genome shotgun sequence includes the following:
- the LOC143287738 gene encoding uncharacterized protein LOC143287738, which translates into the protein MAQRRLLQLLILPSVVSTLIFAQNVKITTDKYGIVDAREHGRKTVYCCPDDSSNPVEWTLKTADRTILLGTCGGYKDPCTSRHNDTVLKREKSYSAITLNPIQRNMIGNLSCAATIGNTTESDDVILNVYHLPTFDDCRVDIVNHNWSALWSCDVSDLFSSAGLYTLHVQEIRATNESIFDNSWEIDDLMDTEWIRRDIFSLESREPWTFFESTLGGRKGNSSGSNKALYHGQFPIRRNLTSYISTDGKEYFKGRLLYSWRLSSYPANSWTVMIHVCPGIETCGLYRFRTRLPKFSTPSKPRHNCTDLTYLPETGGSRCVCTADHLGSPAGRLMWMMGNTTLAAGQYSVSQLVLPSDTMGRNLGGKLVVCQLDWIQPEYGEPHYVNIAYGPDSVALEVSWKYDANDDWVIVIDCQVTGLNPRTPDMVHWGGPCQGQSGFTCTLNQRETQVQGSTVTCRVTNAVNNGHSAEASRRIDAVFPITPVTTTEKEEDTNSDPVTTTQKNEDTSSGRVTAGEKAESYDKLKWAGIGGAVTLVVVVVSTLLVVAVVWMYRRGHLCTGPVYESTRPKGTNRQSSAEYTHTYDVITVDKNRGRSLPPQWNPDHVYENTNVDEKEIYI